The bacterium genomic interval AATTTATATCCCTGAACCGCCTCCTCAGGCACAACCCAGGGTAATTTTTCAGATGTAAAGCAAAATCGAATTTGATTGTCGCTAAGCTTTTCCAACTTTCCATTTACCGTATCCAGAACCTTCCAATTTTCATTGTACATAGCAAGATGAATTGTCGAAACAATCTGGTCAGCTTCGACATCCCTGAGGAATGCAAGAGCCATAACCATTTGACCGTCAGGGCCAGGGTGTACAGAGTCCTCAATCAATGTGAATTTGGGATTCTCTTTACGATTTTGACGAGTGATCCGGTTTAACGGTTCGTACATATTCACAAATCCCAGGCCGCGTTTATTCGCCGTTTGTAAAACCCAGGCACCAAAGAATGCCATTGTAGCATTGTAATGAATGGTATCTGCTGTTTCTGATTCTATCCAGTTGTTGCCCATTAAAGCAGGACGCAGATCGTACATCGTGGGAGTTATGAGAATGGGAATCGTTCCCAGCGTGTCGAGTTTATCCAGTAGCAGAGACATATCTTTTTTATAGGTATTAAATATTTCATGATTAAAGCTTTGATATTTGCCGTCGTTCATACCTATAAGCACAGATGTATATTTTGGGTGAAACAGAACAACATCTTCATCAAACCGGCGGAGAACATCCGCTGCCAAATCTCCGCTTACACCGGCATTATGAAATACTATCCGTTTGCCTGGATAACGTGTATAGAAATAATCTTCAATATATTGTGTATACAAACATTGATGTGTGATACTGTTTCCTATGAAAACAACAGTATCCCCATCTTCCAGAATCATGCTGGATGATGTCTTTTTAAAATCACCAGCGAAAATTGAAAACGACAATAACAAACTCAACAAAATTAATATTATACGCGTTTTCATATTCAATCCTATATTTAGCTTGAATTCAATGCACCTCTATTTTACTGAAAATCGGTAAATTGTTTTCTGTGTGTAAGTTTCACCGGGCCTAAGAATAACAGAAGGGAAATCCGCATGATTTGGAGAATCAGGGAAATGATCTGCTTCAAGAACTACTGCTGAGCGATATGAGTAAATCTTTCCTTTTTTACCCTTAATTGTTCCGTCAAGGAAATTACCGGAATAAAACTGCATACCCGGTTCTGTTGTAAGTACTTCCA includes:
- a CDS encoding SGNH/GDSL hydrolase family protein, producing MKTRIILILLSLLLSFSIFAGDFKKTSSSMILEDGDTVVFIGNSITHQCLYTQYIEDYFYTRYPGKRIVFHNAGVSGDLAADVLRRFDEDVVLFHPKYTSVLIGMNDGKYQSFNHEIFNTYKKDMSLLLDKLDTLGTIPILITPTMYDLRPALMGNNWIESETADTIHYNATMAFFGAWVLQTANKRGLGFVNMYEPLNRITRQNRKENPKFTLIEDSVHPGPDGQMVMALAFLRDVEADQIVSTIHLAMYNENWKVLDTVNGKLEKLSDNQIRFCFTSEKLPWVVPEEAVQGYKLTDAGHKMSREIIRVTGLKPGKYILKIDKKTVGTYSYLQLSQGVGLQENSLTPQYQQALKIAILNKKRNDEAVRPMRDLWEARKVIWKFNNAPDDFDDANEKEETRKELIKYFGSVDLKLFLMQFNSKLPVLHKKAKTIEDEIYRLNQPVEHTYEIVEE
- a CDS encoding galactose-1-epimerase, whose translation is EVLTTEPGMQFYSGNFLDGTIKGKKGKIYSYRSAVVLEADHFPDSPNHADFPSVILRPGETYTQKTIYRFSVK